ATGTTGAAACCCGATATAGCGATCACAGAACGATCCTCGATTGAGGAGAGGGCATCCTCAGCTGCAACTACCTTCCCCAGTCTGATGGGCATCGGACCGCGTCACACGGGCAAAGTTATAACTCTACTCATAGCCCCCCGGAGCGCCGATGTAGCCATGGGATCACTCATTCAGTCACCTCAGCACACTAGCTTTCGATCATAAACAGCTGGTCACGGGTGATCCTATGGGGGTCCCAGTGGACGAGGTGGAAGCCCCTAGGTACGAAAAGGACATCAACGGGAACTGGTATCTTGGGGCAAACGGAAATGAAAACTCCCTATCTTTGGTATACGGTTGTATCGATAGTTCCCATAACCGAATGCCCCACCTGACGCTGATTTACCACCGCATACCATAGGCTAAAGGTTCTTTCGGATCAACTTAGGGAGGGTTGTGGCCCGATAGCACGTACGGTGCGGAAGCCTTCATATCCCCGAAACCCCCATGGCCTCTTGAGTTCATCGTTCGCATCGTAGATCAGTGGATCCCGAGCGCTTCCACAATGGGGTATACCCGCGACATCATGAGAACCACCCATCCTAAACCGCTGAGAAACCCTTATTAGTGAGAGAGTCGCATAGTCACTGGGTGGATGAACTGAGCTGGATACAGAAAGTGTTCATAGACAGGGCCGATCTTTACTTGGAGATAATGAACAGCAGCTGGTCTGAGGGGGAACAGATAGCCAGATCGATAGCCGAGCTACTCAGGGATAACGGCTTAGACTCAGGCAGGGTACTCGAGGCCTTCTGCGGCAACGGTAGAGTAGCGATACCGCTAGCACTACAGGGCTACGAGGTGCTGGGGTTCGATATATCGCTTCCCTTCATACAGGACGCTAAGCAGAAGGCTGAGAAGTACAGGGCCTCTGATAGAGCTAAGTTCCTGGTCTCGGATGCTAGGGAGATAGATACCCTGCTGAGGGGGGAGAGGTTCGACGCCGTGATAATAGTATCCACCTCCCTCGGTTACTACGACTCGATGACGGACGAGGCTATCCTGAGGAAGCTCAGATCACTCGCTAAGGACGGCTCGATCCTAATAATAGCGAACACCTTCCACAGGGAGACCCCCAGCTGGAACTACTGCAATAGGGTATTCCAGAGGTACGGCTCGCTGGTCCTGATGGAGGAGATGAGGTTCGACCCGCTATGGTCCAGGCTCTTCTCGAAGTGGACCTTACTGAGGGACGATGGTCAGGGGAACCTGACGAAGGAGCTCGAGGTCCTCACTGAAATGAGGATCTACACTTCCACGGAACTGGCTGAGATACTGAGGAGAGCCGGCTGGGGAGTGGACTCGATATACGGTGATATAAGGAAGAGGGAGAAGTTCTCCCCTCCGTGCCCCTACTTAAGCTTGGTCGCTAAGGCTATCCAAGCATCTGACTAAGTTGAATACTATCTCCCTCATCACCTCGTACGGTTCCTTGACCCCGAACCTGCTCCTGATGGTCTCCCAGGGTTTCCCCTGGAGGACCTTGGCTATAAGCATCGACTCCTCCCTGGGGGTGAGGCAGTCCAGGCCCTGCCAGAAGTAGCCCCTCACGACCTCATATATCGAATCCGAAGCCAGTTCGTAGACGTAAGTTCCCCTGAGGTAACCGCCCAATCGGCTCCTCTGGGAGTTGCTCAGCTTGACCTTACCTCCCTCAAGCCTCCCCTTAAGTAGCAACCTAGCTACGGAAGGGTTCAAGGAGAAGTAGACGTCGTGCAAGCTGGATAGAAGCCTTCTCTTGAACTCCCTCAGTATCTCTTCGGAGAGCTTCGATGCCTCACTGCTCAAGGGCTTCATCACCAGGACGCTGTACTCCCCCGTCACGGGGTTCCTGCTAGGGCTTATGTGGACAGTTAAGTAACCGGACCTTACCCAGAACCTGAGCAACTCTTCTGTAGCTCCAAAACCGGCTCCTATCCAGTCCACACCGCTCTCCCTAGCTTCCTCCTCGAGCTCGCTCAAGGCCCTCGTTCCCAGCCCCTTACCCTGAAGCTCCGGGTGGGTCGCTATCCTGACCACCCTCCATCCCCTCAGCTTCCCGAAGGTCTTGAAGCAGTAGTGAAGGACCAACCTACTAGGTATCAGGTGTCCCGGGAGGTCCCTCATCCCCCTCATCACGTCGTCCAGGAGGTGAGCGGGCAGCCCTCCCTCCTCAGCTACGTGCATGCTAACTACGGGCTCTCCTCCGGCTTCAAGAGCTCTAGCAAAGTGATGTGGTGCGTCTAAAAGGGTAGCCAGATCATTTGGTCTGTTCCTGTAGTGGGCGAGCACGTAAATCCCGTAGAACTTCCTCAAATAGCCCTCATCAATATCATGAAGAGATATTCTCCTGTAATTCAGGTTTTCGAGGTCGTTGGGTGGTTCTCCGGGCTCAGCATCGAGCAGTAGGAAGTCGTAGAGCCACCTCTCGACAGGATCCCCAGGAGGATACCTCACGGGTTCCTCCATCCTCCCCTCCGCGTAAGCTATGCCCGAGCGCCTCACCCTCCTCAGGAACCTGAGTGTGAACCCCCTCCCGGCCCCCTCGTAACCGTGTACGGTGGAGGAGAACAGAGCGAATTTGCTGGTGGAGAGGAACTGGAAGAGGGTGTTTACTGGAATGGAAGCGGCTTCATCAACGACCTTGAGGCTTACATCAACTTCAGCAGCACTCTCGGGTGTTAGATAGAAGACGTTCTTCCCCTTGAACCTGAGGTCTATGATCCTCCCATCCCTTATCAGTGGCTCGTAGCTCACTCCCTGGGCCTCCAGACCCTTCATTAGGAAACTGAAGATCGTCTGAATTCCCTCTAAGCTCGGTGAAGTCACTACAGCGCTTCTAACCTTACTCCTGGTCATTATGAGGGAGAGGGCGAGCCCTATCGCGGCTGACTTCCCCCTCCCTCTGTTGGCCGTCAGTATGAAGGCCCTCTTCCTCTCCCTGAAGGCCTCTATAATGGATTTAAGGACCCTCTGCTGATCATTAGTTGCACAGAGATCTAAGACAGGGTCTCCAGTCCTCTCCAGAGGCTTCCTCTCCTCGGATACCCTCCCGCAGAGCTCACCCTTGGTTGACTCTCCCAGGAGGAAGGTACCCTTAGCTCCTAGCGATGACAGGAACCTGCGCTTGAAGAGCTGCCTCATCTGCCTTCCCTCGAAAGGAGGCACCAGGAACTTCCTCTGGAACTCGGTGAGAGAGCTCAACCAATCCTCTAACCGCGGTACGGTGAGTATGGCGAGACCCCCTCCCCTAACTACCTCCAAGAGCCTGCCTATGTCGTTAGCCCTGAACTGCACTGAGAGATCAGCTATCAGGAGATCCCAAGTCCCCCCGAGCACCTCTTCCGTTTGATCGAAGTCTATCGGCGTGAGCTCTCCCTCGTCAACGGATATCCTATCGAGATTAACGCCCATGTGAGTGACCACGAGCACCCTACCCTTCCTCATGGAGAGCCAAATCCCAGCTAACTCCGAGGCCAGCTCCGGGGAATCATCACCGGAGATGACCACGAGCCTCCTCTCTCCGGTGCTCAATGCCTCCTCAACTATTCCCCTCAGCAAGCAGACCCCCTCTGGCCCTCCCGACGAGTTCCCTCAGACTGAGGCCCTTCCTCAGCAAGTAGGACTCAAGTCCTCTGTTTATCTCGTTGAAGACACCCAACCCCTTCCTCCTCAGGGCAGTTCCTATTCCCACAGCCTTAGCCCCAGCTAGTATCATCTCAGCAGCATCCCTCCAGGTCTCCACTCCCCCCGTACCTATCAAATCGCAGAGGTCAGCTAACTCGTAAACGCACCTCACCGCTATCGGTCTTATCGCGGGGCCGCTCAAGCCTCCGAATCTGTTCGATAACACGGGCCTCATAGCCTCGACATCTATGTACATGGCCCTCACCGTGTTCACGGCGTTCAAAGCGTCAGCTCCGCCGTCGACGGCGCTCCTCCCCAAGCTCCTTATGTCAGGGACCATGGGGGAGAGCTTGACTATGAGGGGCACCTTCACGCTCCTCCTGACCTCGCTAACTAGCTCATACATCATCTCGGGCGTACTGCCTAGCTCGAGCCCGTGACCCCTGACGTGAGGACAGGAGGCGTTCACCTCTACGGCATCGACCCCAGCGTCCTGAAGCCTACCGGCGACGTGAGCTACTTCCTCAGGTGTGCTTCCACCAGCGCTTCCTATTATAGGGATGCTTATCTCACTCCTAGCTTCCCTCAACTCCCTCTCGAACTCGTCTATTCCCGGGTTAGGTAAGCCCATCGCGTTTATCATCCCGAAGGGTAGATCTACCACTACGGGGTTACCGAATCCCTTACTCGGGCTCGGGAGTATGGTCTTAGTGGTGACAGCTCCTGCTCCAGCTTTCTCAACCCTCTTGAGGAGGGAAGGAGTGTTACCGAGTATTCCGGAAGCCAGTATGAGAGGGTTCCTCAGTTTGATGCCCGCCACCTCCGTCTCGAGAATCATCAGATCCCCCTTTACCCTCGATCGCTACTCGAAATAAAGACTTGAACCTAGCCGTGGTCCTGACGACCTTCCCCCTACCCTTCCTGGTCACGCTCACCAGGCCCAGGGAGGCGAGCTTCCTCAAGTGCCTCCTAGCTGAGCTCCCCCTGATGGCCACCAGGTCGGCTAACCTCACGGGCTCGTTAGCAGCTATGAGAGCCAGGGTCCTCAGCTCCCCCCTCGATAGGAGCTTTCTCCCCAAGGAGGGAGGTAGCTCAGCGCTGTACTCCTCCTTCAAAACCATTTGCCATCCTTCCTCGGATCTCTCGACTCTGAAGGGGTGTGAACTCAACTCATCATTTATCTCATGGACTGCTCTCTCAATAGCTGGGCCCCTGAGACCGCATACCCTCTCGATCGTCCTCTCATCAACAGCCCTTCCTGAGATGAAGAGAAGGGCTTCAAACAATCTCTTCTCTCTCTCCCAAGACTTCGTAGACATCTAAGATCACTCTTATCTCCCCGAAGGGCCTCTCCTGGACTAGTATGACCTCCCCTTCCCTCTCCAGGAAGAGGAGAGCTAGGAAGGTTATCACGAGCCCACCGGTCATCCTGGAGAGCTCACCTAGGGATAGCGAGGGCCTCCCCTCGTACCTTAGCTTACTTATCGCTGACCTAACTACGCTCACATGCCTCGCTAAATCGAACTCAGATACCTCGGCTATCCTCAGGCACTCCTCCCTCTCTCTGATCTTTTCCTGAGCCCAATTCAGCGCTTCCACTACCTCTCGGGGAGTGGGATATCTGGGGGGACACCTCGATCCGCGGATCGCGACGAGCTCACCGTCTACGAGCTTCACCTTCCTGCCCCTGGGCTTGACCTTCCTCTCCCTCCTCCCCCTGAGGAACGAGGTTATCTCATGCTTCAGTGATCTAGCCAGCTCTAATATCATTCGACCAGCTTTAGCTATGTCCTGAGTCCTTAGAAACTCCTCCCAGATTTCCTCAGCCCTCAATAGATCCCCTCTCTACTGCTACGACCTTGGACTCTCCTCCTCTCATCGTTACCCCTATTATGTAATCGGCTTCCTCGAGGGTCTCCCTTTTGAGGGAAACCACGATTACCACGGAGCTCTTAGCCAGCTCCCTGAGGGCTCTAGCGTATCTCTTGCAGTTCAAACCATCTAGCATAGCATCTGCCTCATCGAAGAGGTAGAGTAGCGATGACTTGACCTTCTGAGATGCTAAGATGAACGCGAGAGCGCATAGGGACTTCTCTCCTCCTGATAGGGAATCCAAGCTGACACTGCTTTTCCCTGGGATGCTAACCATAATCTCAAGACCCTTAATCGATAGGAAGAGCTCCCCTTCACCCCCATCGAAGAGGACCCTTATCCACTCGTTGAAAGCATTGGATAGCTTTGCCAAAGTACTTTTCAACACGTTCTCCCTCTCATTGTCGATCTTAGAGATTATTCCTTCAATTTCCCTCTTCTTTGAGGAGAAATACTCGTAACGCTCTCTGATCTCCTCAAACTCCCTCTTCCTCCTCTCATACTCCTCAGGGGCCCTCGGGTTCACCTGCCCCATGGACTTGAGCTTGATCTCAAGTGAAAGTAGCTCCTTCCTCGGATCCTGAACCTCTATAGGTTCTGCACCCGATAGATCCTCCAATTCACCCTCTAAAATCCTTATTTTAGCTATTAAATCACTTCTTTCTTCCATCAACCTCCTTACCTGCCTTATGTTAGCTTCCCTCCTGGCTAAGGCATCTTGGTACCTCCTCCTGAGCTCCTGAACGGCTTTCCTCAAGCCATCCAAGAGATCCAAGTTAGGGTCCCTATCGGGTATCTCCGATAGCTCCCTCTCCTTCCTCGATATCTCCTCATCTATCTCATGAACCTCAGCTCTCAAGCTGTTTACCTCCTCAACTATCCTGCTGAAGTTCCCCAGCGATCTCTCAGGAGCCCCAGCTACTATGCTACCCTCCCTCTCCACGACCTCGCCCCTCATGGTGACGAACCTAGCCCTCCCTATCAGCTCCCTCCTCACGTCCTCCAAGTCCTCGAGCAGAACGGCCCCGAAGATGTGCTTGGCCAGGGCCTCGTACTCGGGATCGAATATCAGGAAGTTATAGAGAGCCGTACCCAAGCTATCCCGGTGCTCTCTCACCTGAAGCACATCTATAGGGATTATCCTGAACCTCCCCTCCCAATTCCTCAGCTTCTTAGCTATCCTCTTAGCACCCTCCAGGTCCCTGACCACTATATCGTTAAGCCTCCCGAGTCCCGCGGCTAGGAATGGGAGCTCATACCCTTGCATCGGTCTTATGAGCTCTGAGATGGTACCCAGGAACGAGGGGTCCTCCCTCAAAAAACCCGGTAACTCCCTCTCTCTCATCAGCGAGCTCATAATCTCCTCCTTAGCCTCAAGGGCCTTCCTCAGAGCGTCCCTCTGCCTCCTCAGGGAGTTGAGCTCTACTTCAATTTGTCCCCTCCTCCTTACGGGAGAATCCCTGACCTTGGCCTCGAGGTGCCTGAGCTCCTCCTCCCTCCTCTCCAGCTCCTCCCTCAGGGATTCCACACCCACCTCTTCCTCTATCCTGGGTTCCTCTAGACTACTTAACCTCTCCTTAAGGGATCTGAGCTCAGTCAATATGAGATGCTTCCTAATTCCATTGATCCTCTCCTCTAAATGCCTTCTCTCCTCCAAAGCCCTAAGTTCCTCCTCCACTCTCTTCAGCTCCCTTTCCCTCTCCCTGAGGACTACTGAGACCTCTCTTAGGAGTTGCTCTACCTCATTAAGTTCCTCCAAGGCTTTCTCTCTCTTCTCATCGTACTCCGAAACCCCGCTTATCTCCTCAAGCATCCTGTACCTCTCCTGAGGTGTCATCTCTATTACAGATGTTATATCCCCCTGGGTCACGAAGGTGTACCTCTCAGCGATCAAGCCGATTGAGCTGAGTACATCGGCCACTTGACTAGCTCGGAGGGGCTTCCCATTTACCCTATAGGAGCTAACCCCGTTCGGCCTTACCCTCCTCGATATCCTGAACCTCTCACCCGAGTTCACCACGAGGCTAACCTGAGCCCAGGGAGCGCCCCTCCTAACCAAGTGCTCCAGCCTACTCGCCCTCAACCTCCTAGCCCTCCATCCCATGAGGAAAGCGATGGCATCGAGGATGTTACTCTTCCCAGAACCATTAGGTCCCGTTATGGCGATTAGCCCTCTTGGGATGACTATGGTCGCTCTCCTGAACGATTTGAAGTTGATGAGCTGGAGTTCCTCGATCGATACCATTCAGCTCAGGCCCGAGGAGTTAAACATTTTAAAGGTTTCTGGTGATCCGTGCCCCTCACACCGCCGAACCCGGAGCCGTGACCATCACCAGATCGCCAGCACCACCATGCTGAGGGTACCGCCTACACCCTCATTGCTCCTTATCCTCTCTATCGTCTTATTGAGGGAGAAGGTATCCGAACTGGAGATCTCAGCTATTATATCGTAGTCTCCGGTCACCTCATAGGCCTTCACGACATCCTCTATGCCCGATATTTCCTTCGCTACATCCGGTATGCTGTGGCCGGGCTTCACCTTTATGAGGACAACGGCCCGCATCGCTGTGTCTCCCAACTCGACCGTGAACCTCCTTATCACGCCCACCTTGACAAGCCTATCTACCCTCTTCCTTACCGTGGCCTCACTCACTCCTAGCTGGTTCGCTATGTCCGTGAAGGGTGTCCTCGCATTTTTAATCAGGATGCTCAGGATCCTCCTATCCAGCTCATCCATCCAGCTTCCCAGTTGACGATGGGGTTAGAAGATATAAACGTCCTTCTTGTCTTTGAACCAACATCTCGCCGAAGATTAAGGAATTAGTAGTTTCTGGATCCTCAAAGCGCATAATCCCGGGATAGAGCTCCACCAAGCTAAACTAACGGGGACTCAGAGCTCCCTCGGTACCTCGAACCCTTCTGTTCGATATCAACCCCGTGCCATCCTCGAGGACCTGAGCTGCGTGAAACGATCCGATTCCTCTGGCTTCAGCTTTCCCTAGGGGACGATGCAGTTCGCGGCCTCACTCATATTCGCGAGGTAACCTGCTCATCATCGAAGGATCTAATGACTGCTCCGAGTACACTGAGCGGGAGGCCCTGTCAGGTGGTCATAGGAATTCTCTGAGGGTTCCAAAAGCGAAAAATCGCGTTATCTCGAGACAATCGTAGTGTAAAAGTTTAGGGAGACAGTCCTAATTAAGTGTTAAATGTCACTCGAAGATAACTTATAGGACCATGCCCTCAACGTTCAATAAGCAGGGGATTTTCCGATAGAGGCCATTGTAAGGTTTATCGAAGCTGAAAGCACTATGAAGGGTGCTGCAAGGATCATCGAGGGAACTGGGGTGGGGGTCGGCCTAGCGCTCAGGGAGGTGTATGATTTATCTTCGGGCCCCTCAGTAACCTGAGGTGCATTACCTTAGGAGTCGGGTCATGCGTAAACCACGCTCCAGCACGAGGTGGACCTGAAGTGGGACTGCTGAGGTTACTCTACAGGGTAGCTAGCTTCCTGGGGATGCCTTTTTACAGGAGCTACTTGAGTTCCGTCGTTAAGGAGGGCCCCATCCCTAGGCACGTGGCGTTGATATTGGACGGCAATAGGAGGTTCGCGATTAAGAGGGGGTTGAGCTGGCTTGAAGGCTACAGGATGGGGGCTGAGAGGACGGAGGAGCTGCTCGAATGGCTCCTTGAACTAGGGGTTGAGCACGTCACACTATACGCGTTCTCGACGGAGAACTTCAGGAGGCCTAGGGAGCAGGTGGAAGCCATATTCAGAGTCCTAGAGGAGAAGATATCGCAACTTAAGGAGAGAACGGACTTCCTAAGGGAGAAGGGGGTCTCCTTCAGGGTAGTCGGGAGGAAGGAAATGCTACCCGAGTCACTGAGGAATCTGGCTAGCGAGGTGGAGGAACTGACATCGGGCTTCGATAAGACACTGAACTTAGCCCTAGCTTACGGAGGGAGGGCTGAGATAGTGGATGCCGTGAGGAAAATAGCTAAGAAGGTCAGGAGTGGGGAGCTAGATCCTGAAAGCATAGATGATGAGACCATAAGGATGCACTTATACGCTCCGGACCTACCGGACCCGGACCTGATAATAAGGACCTCGGGGGAGGAGAGGTTGAGCAACTTCCTCCTCTGGCAGTCAGCTTACTCTGAGCTCTACTTCTGCGAGGTCTACCTGCCCGAGATGAGGAAGGTAGATCTGCTGAGAGCCATAAGGGATTATCAGAGGAGGAAGAGGAGGTTTGGGTCCTGAGTTGAACCGCAAGAGGAGGGAGCTCCTTAGGGAGCTAGTGGAGGAGTTCGGGATAGATATAGTGGATACGTTCCAGGTGCGTTTGGACTGCGTGGATAACAGGACCTGCAGGCTCCTCAAGGTGAAGCTCCCTGAACACAACGTCTACTTACTGGAGACGCCCGCTTTGGTGAGGTACGCCTCCCACCCTCACATATGCGGGGAATCCCTTAGGAACCTGCTCTCAAGCAACTCCGAGCTCATGAGAGCGGTTATCTCCCAATTCTCCCTGGAGAGGTTTGGAAGGCCATTAATACACGGTAAGCTCGTGGGGAGCATCGGCTTACCTTATCCCAGGATTGAGGAGCCCAGGAGACTCGGTGATACCGTGCTAATAGCTTCGTTGCCGGAGCTCGATGCCGAAACCCTTCAAGCGATGAGTGATGAGATCTCAAGCAGAGGTGGGAGCTTGAAGGTCCTCTTGGCTATCGGCTTCCTCTCGATAGAGGAAATCAGGTCCTTGG
This is a stretch of genomic DNA from Candidatus Korarchaeum sp.. It encodes these proteins:
- a CDS encoding SMC-Scp complex subunit ScpB, with amino-acid sequence MSTKSWEREKRLFEALLFISGRAVDERTIERVCGLRGPAIERAVHEINDELSSHPFRVERSEEGWQMVLKEEYSAELPPSLGRKLLSRGELRTLALIAANEPVRLADLVAIRGSSARRHLRKLASLGLVSVTRKGRGKVVRTTARFKSLFRVAIEGKGGSDDSRDGGGGHQTEEPSHTGFRNTR
- the uppS gene encoding polyprenyl diphosphate synthase, with the translated sequence MGLLRLLYRVASFLGMPFYRSYLSSVVKEGPIPRHVALILDGNRRFAIKRGLSWLEGYRMGAERTEELLEWLLELGVEHVTLYAFSTENFRRPREQVEAIFRVLEEKISQLKERTDFLREKGVSFRVVGRKEMLPESLRNLASEVEELTSGFDKTLNLALAYGGRAEIVDAVRKIAKKVRSGELDPESIDDETIRMHLYAPDLPDPDLIIRTSGEERLSNFLLWQSAYSELYFCEVYLPEMRKVDLLRAIRDYQRRKRRFGS
- a CDS encoding class I SAM-dependent methyltransferase, with amino-acid sequence MDELSWIQKVFIDRADLYLEIMNSSWSEGEQIARSIAELLRDNGLDSGRVLEAFCGNGRVAIPLALQGYEVLGFDISLPFIQDAKQKAEKYRASDRAKFLVSDAREIDTLLRGERFDAVIIVSTSLGYYDSMTDEAILRKLRSLAKDGSILIIANTFHRETPSWNYCNRVFQRYGSLVLMEEMRFDPLWSRLFSKWTLLRDDGQGNLTKELEVLTEMRIYTSTELAEILRRAGWGVDSIYGDIRKREKFSPPCPYLSLVAKAIQASD
- a CDS encoding dihydroorotate dehydrogenase; translation: MILETEVAGIKLRNPLILASGILGNTPSLLKRVEKAGAGAVTTKTILPSPSKGFGNPVVVDLPFGMINAMGLPNPGIDEFERELREARSEISIPIIGSAGGSTPEEVAHVAGRLQDAGVDAVEVNASCPHVRGHGLELGSTPEMMYELVSEVRRSVKVPLIVKLSPMVPDIRSLGRSAVDGGADALNAVNTVRAMYIDVEAMRPVLSNRFGGLSGPAIRPIAVRCVYELADLCDLIGTGGVETWRDAAEMILAGAKAVGIGTALRRKGLGVFNEINRGLESYLLRKGLSLRELVGRARGGLLAEGNS
- a CDS encoding Lrp/AsnC family transcriptional regulator; amino-acid sequence: MDELDRRILSILIKNARTPFTDIANQLGVSEATVRKRVDRLVKVGVIRRFTVELGDTAMRAVVLIKVKPGHSIPDVAKEISGIEDVVKAYEVTGDYDIIAEISSSDTFSLNKTIERIRSNEGVGGTLSMVVLAIW
- a CDS encoding GNAT family N-acetyltransferase, with the translated sequence MLRGIVEEALSTGERRLVVISGDDSPELASELAGIWLSMRKGRVLVVTHMGVNLDRISVDEGELTPIDFDQTEEVLGGTWDLLIADLSVQFRANDIGRLLEVVRGGGLAILTVPRLEDWLSSLTEFQRKFLVPPFEGRQMRQLFKRRFLSSLGAKGTFLLGESTKGELCGRVSEERKPLERTGDPVLDLCATNDQQRVLKSIIEAFRERKRAFILTANRGRGKSAAIGLALSLIMTRSKVRSAVVTSPSLEGIQTIFSFLMKGLEAQGVSYEPLIRDGRIIDLRFKGKNVFYLTPESAAEVDVSLKVVDEAASIPVNTLFQFLSTSKFALFSSTVHGYEGAGRGFTLRFLRRVRRSGIAYAEGRMEEPVRYPPGDPVERWLYDFLLLDAEPGEPPNDLENLNYRRISLHDIDEGYLRKFYGIYVLAHYRNRPNDLATLLDAPHHFARALEAGGEPVVSMHVAEEGGLPAHLLDDVMRGMRDLPGHLIPSRLVLHYCFKTFGKLRGWRVVRIATHPELQGKGLGTRALSELEEEARESGVDWIGAGFGATEELLRFWVRSGYLTVHISPSRNPVTGEYSVLVMKPLSSEASKLSEEILREFKRRLLSSLHDVYFSLNPSVARLLLKGRLEGGKVKLSNSQRSRLGGYLRGTYVYELASDSIYEVVRGYFWQGLDCLTPREESMLIAKVLQGKPWETIRSRFGVKEPYEVMREIVFNLVRCLDSLSDQA
- a CDS encoding AAA family ATPase — translated: MVSIEELQLINFKSFRRATIVIPRGLIAITGPNGSGKSNILDAIAFLMGWRARRLRASRLEHLVRRGAPWAQVSLVVNSGERFRISRRVRPNGVSSYRVNGKPLRASQVADVLSSIGLIAERYTFVTQGDITSVIEMTPQERYRMLEEISGVSEYDEKREKALEELNEVEQLLREVSVVLRERERELKRVEEELRALEERRHLEERINGIRKHLILTELRSLKERLSSLEEPRIEEEVGVESLREELERREEELRHLEAKVRDSPVRRRGQIEVELNSLRRQRDALRKALEAKEEIMSSLMRERELPGFLREDPSFLGTISELIRPMQGYELPFLAAGLGRLNDIVVRDLEGAKRIAKKLRNWEGRFRIIPIDVLQVREHRDSLGTALYNFLIFDPEYEALAKHIFGAVLLEDLEDVRRELIGRARFVTMRGEVVEREGSIVAGAPERSLGNFSRIVEEVNSLRAEVHEIDEEISRKERELSEIPDRDPNLDLLDGLRKAVQELRRRYQDALARREANIRQVRRLMEERSDLIAKIRILEGELEDLSGAEPIEVQDPRKELLSLEIKLKSMGQVNPRAPEEYERRKREFEEIRERYEYFSSKKREIEGIISKIDNERENVLKSTLAKLSNAFNEWIRVLFDGGEGELFLSIKGLEIMVSIPGKSSVSLDSLSGGEKSLCALAFILASQKVKSSLLYLFDEADAMLDGLNCKRYARALRELAKSSVVIVVSLKRETLEEADYIIGVTMRGGESKVVAVERGSIEG